A single Acropora palmata chromosome 5, jaAcrPala1.3, whole genome shotgun sequence DNA region contains:
- the LOC141882197 gene encoding major facilitator superfamily domain-containing protein 6-like: protein MKKFIAQGEVHLARIDKPLLVFKLFYFFFFASLATTFPFLPSYFAQIGLSSYQVQVLGCIRPLVQLFTAPLWGVSSDVCFPKKRIIQFCTFVWLIGTISLAFVEPTGQMCQLLSSNNTESKVINSTEMLTGFFRRRKRRRTLDYLTMQSKLIPKNADRETNDADSVEVTIGSGSGNSPPIEMESSGSWTTGDPLKLNISMQNKTSQAILFSSNPQLSFKFQGSPPNLIMLNFTTRNELRENTSRLYHIFLGASALVLFEEIFLCPVLFVVDAVLLARQAEDSSVVYGRQRCFGSMGYLMFFLLTGTLVNNSQRPVCGHIYADYVINFCFFCVTTIVSLLVLVKFEIPYRVPVELPYGRRLKTIFYNKHYGYFSTAVAFLGFSHTVISQFHASLLTHTTLGHATFAVINTFLHLGAPLGFVISQKLINCFGSINMLFASLVVYMFNHFACSFVTSLWHVVPLGFLEGFTFSSSFVVCVTYLASSSPFDYLTTVQGVFHSIYWGFGGFIGIVVGGGLIRLVGPTTAFRLFTMTAVLFIALFTMSLRYTNLRDRNYYSVLLSTFNICVDSSNTEHKCDDRSANAFTPENRSNLHGQSSASNSFPLEFTGNS, encoded by the exons ATGAAGAAATTTATAGCCCAAGGCGAGGTTCATCTTGCTCGAATCGACAAACCACTTTTAGtgtttaaattgttttatttcttcttcttcgctTCCTTGGCGACTACTTTCCCTTTCCTTCCATCGTATTTTGCGCAGATTGGATTATCGTCTTATCAAGTTCAAGTTCTTGGTTGCATTCGTCCTCTTGTGCAGTTATTTACTGCTCCATTGTGGGGAGTTTCCTCTGACGTTTGCTTCCCAAAGAAACGTATAATTCAATTTTGCACTTTTGTGTGGCTCATAGGAACCATTTCATTGGCATTTGTGGAGCCGACTGGTCAGATGTGTCAGCTATTATCTTCAAACAACACAGAATCCAAAGTTATTAACTCAACCGAAATGCTAACGGGTTtcttcagaagaagaaaaagaagaaggacATTAGACTACTTAACGATGCAATCAAAGCTGATTCCGAAAAACGCCGATAGAGAAACGAATGATGCCGACAGTGTAGAAGTCACGATCGGATCTGGTTCGGGAAACTCGCCACCAATAGAGATGGAATCTTCTGGGAGTTGGACAACAGGGGATCCTCTCAAACTGAACATTTCgatgcaaaacaaaaccagcCAAGCTATTTTATTCTCTTCTAATCCGCAATTAAGTTTCAAGTTCCAGGGCTCTCCACCCAATTTGATCATGTTAAATTTCACAACAAGAAACGAGCTTAGAGAAAACACTTCCCGTTTATATCACATATTTCTGGGTGCTTCAGCTCTTGTACTGTTCGAGGAGATATTTCTGTGTCCAGTTCTGTTTGTTGTAGATGCCGTCTTACTCGCGAGACAAGCCGAAGACAGTTCAGTTGTGTATGGACGTCAACGATGTTTTGGCTCCATGGGATACTTAATGTTTTTCTTACTCACAGGAACATTGGTCAACAATTCTCAAAGGCCAGTTTGCGGACACATCTACGCCGACTACGTCATTAACTTCTGCTTCTTCTGTGTAACGACAATCGTTTCGCTGTTGGTCTTGGTCAAGTTTGAGATCCCATATAGAGTTCCAGTTGAGCTACCTTATGGAAGAAGACTCAAAACAATCTTTTATAACAAACACTACGGATATTTTTCGACTGCCGTAGCATTTCTGGGTTTTTCGCACACTGTGATCTCACAATTCCATGCGTCGTTGCTCACACACACCACCCTTGGACATGCCACATTCGCTGTCATAAATACGTTTTTACATCTAGGTGCACCTTTGGGCTTCGTTATCAGCCAAAAACTTATTAACTGCTTCGGAAGTATTAACATGTTGTTTGCATCACTGGTGGTGTACATGTTCAATCACTTCGCATGCTCGTTCGTTACCAGTCTGTGGCATGTTGTTCCACTCGGTTTTCTTGAGGGGTTCACGTTTTCAAGTTCCTTCGTTGTATGTGTGACGTATTTAGCGAGTTCGTCTCCTTTTGACTACCTCACTACCGTGCAAG gTGTCTTTCACAGCATCTACTGGGGTTTCGGAGGATTTATTGGTATCGTTGTCGGGGGTGGCCTAATCAGACTTGTTGGGCCGACTACCGCTTTTCGTCTTTTCACAATGACAGCCGTCcttttcattgctttgttCACTATGAGTTTAAGATACACCAATCTTCGAGATCGTAATTATTATTCGGTGTTGCTAAGTACTTTTAATATCTGCGTCGATTCTTCAAACACTGAGCACAAGTGTGACGATCGCTCCGCAAACGCTTTCACTCCAGAAAACAGATCTAACTTACACGGACAATCTTCAGCTTCCAATTCTTTCCCCTTGGAGTTTACAGGGAATTCTTGA